The following coding sequences are from one Microtus pennsylvanicus isolate mMicPen1 chromosome 1, mMicPen1.hap1, whole genome shotgun sequence window:
- the Rasa4b gene encoding ras GTPase-activating protein 4B isoform X6, with amino-acid sequence MEVDRNEEVQGEIHLRLEVVPGTHASRLRCSVLEARDLAPKDRNGASDPFVRVHYNGRTQETSVVKKSCYPRWNETFEFELEEGAAEALSVEAWDWDLVSRNDFLGKVVVNVQRLCSAQQEEGWFRLQPDQSKSRRGEGNLGSLQLEVRLRDETVLPSTCYQPLVQLLCQEVKLGTQGPGQLIPVIEETTSAECRQEVATTLLKLFLGQGLAKDFLDLLFQLELGRTSEANTLFRSNSLASKSMECFLKVAGMRYLHGILGPIIDRVFEEKKYVELDPSKVEVKDVGCSGLHRPLTEAEVLEQSAQTLRTHLVALLSALCRSVRACPAVVRATFRQLFRRVRERFPSAQHQNVPFIAVTSFLCLRFFSPAIMSPKLFHLRERHADARTSRTLLLLAKVVQNVGNLDTPVSRAKEAWMEPLQPTVRQGVAQLKDFITKLVDIEEKEELDLQRALNSQAPPVKEGPLFIHRTKGKGPLASSSFKKLYFSLTTEALSFAKTSSSKKSAFIKLASIRAAEKVEEKSFGSSHVMQVIYADDVGRSQTVYLQCKCVNELNQWLSALRKVSINNTGLLGSYHPGIFRGDRWSCCHQKDRTDQGCDRTHSRVTLQEWNDPLDHDLEAQLLYKHLLGVEAALREKQRLLSGETGTSSPTDRGGAPKDPLAQLLCVLQDLREAHSSSLAGAPPREPHHLLELQT; translated from the exons ATGGAGGTGGACCGGAATGAGGAGGTGCAGGGAGAGATCCACCTGCGCCTAGAGGTGGTGCCGGGGACCCATGCCAGCCGGTTGCGCTGCTCCGTGCTTGAGGCCAG GGATCTAGCCCCGAAAGACAGGAATGGCGCGTCTGACCCTTTCGTTCGCGTGCATTACAATGGCCGGACCCAGGAGACCTCG GTGGTGAAGAAATCCTGCTACCCACGCTGGAACGAGACATTTGAATTTGAGCTAGAAGAGGGAGCCGCAGAAGCACTGTCCGTGGAGGCCTGGGACTGGGACCTTGTTAGCCGGAATGACTTTCTAGGCAAA GTGGTTGTCAATGTCCAGAGACTGTGTTCAGCCCAGCAGGAAGAGGGCTGGTTCCGGCTGCAACCTGACCAGTCCAAAAGCCGACGAGGCGA GGGCAACCTGGGCTCCTTACAGTTGGAGGTGCGGCTGCGGGATGAGACAGTGTTGCCATCCACCTGCTACCAGCCTCTCGTGCAGCTCCTGTGCCAGGAGGTGAAGCTGGGCACCCAG GGCCCAGGGCAGCTGATTCCAGTCATCGAGGAGACAACAAGTGCCGAGTGTCGCCAGGAAGTGGCCACCACCCTGCTCAAGCTTTTCCTGGGGCAGGGACTGGCCAAGGACTTTCTGGACCTGCTCTTTCAGCTGGAGCTGGGCCGAACCA GTGAGGCCAACACCCTCTTCCGGAGCAATTCTCTGGCCTCGAAATCCATGGAGTGTTTTCTGAAG GTGGCAGGAATGCGCTATCTGCATGGCATCCTGGGCCCCATTATTGACAGAGTGTTCGAGGAGAAGAAATATGTGGAGCTGGACCCCAGCAAAGTGGAAGTTAAGGATGTGGG GTGCTCTGGGCTGCACCGCCCACTTACGGAGGCCGAGGTGTTGGAGCAGAGCGCACAGACGCTGCGTACCCACTTGGTGGCGCTGCTGAGCGCACTATGCCGCTCGGTTCGCGCATGCCCAGCTGTGGTCCGCGCCACTTTCCGGCAATTGTTCCGGCGCGTGCGGGAGCGCTTCCCTAGCGCCCAGCACCAG AATGTACCATTCATCGCTGTCACTAGCTTCCTGTGCCTGCGCTTCTTCTCTCCTGCCATCATGTCGCCCAAGCTCTTCCATCTGCGGGAGCGGCATGCAGATGCTCGGACCAGCCGCACGCTACTCCTGCTGGCCAAG GTTGTGCAGAATGTAGGCAATCTGGACACACCGGTCTCCAGGGCCAAGGAGGCGTGGATGGAACCGCTACAGCCCACTGTGCGCCAGGGTGTGGCGCAACTGAAGGACTTCATCACCAAGCTCGTGGacatagaagaaaaggaag AGCTGGACCTGCAGCGGGCATTGAACTCGCAGGCACCACCAGTGAAGGAGGGTCCGCTGTTCATCCACAGGACCAAAGGCAAAGGCCCTCTTGCGTCCTCCTCGTTCAAGAAACTGTACTTCTCTCTCACCACCGAAGCCCTCAGCTTCGCCAAGACATCCAGCTCCAAG AAAAGCGCCTTCATCAAGCTCGCCAGCATCCGGGCTGCGGAGAAGGTGGAGGAAAAGAGCTTTGGCAGCTCCCACGTCATGCAGGTCATCTATGCAGACGATGTTGGCCGGTCCCAGACTGTCTACCTGCAGTGCAAG TGTGTGAATGAGCTGAACCAGTGGCTGTCCGCACTGCGGAAGGTGAGCATCAACAACACGGGACTCCTGGGATCGTACCACCCTGGCATCTTCCGCGGGGACAGGTGGAGCTGCTGTCATcagaaggacaggacag accaGGGCTGTGACAGGACCCACTCTCGGGTGACCCTGCAGGAATGGAATGACCCCCTGGACCATGACCTTGAGGCTCAGTTACTCTATAAGCACCTGCTAGGCGTGGAGGCCGCACTTCG
- the Rasa4b gene encoding ras GTPase-activating protein 4B isoform X2, with amino-acid sequence MEWRRSLRPRAPLPVLAPACQPRHSRCPREGTQASGSLPARPPRRRPAMARRSSLFIRIVEGKNLPAKDITGSSDPYCIVKVDNEPIIRTATVWKTLCPFWGEEYQVHLPPTFHAVAFYVMDEDALSRDDVIGKVCLTRDMLASHPKGFSGWTHLMEVDRNEEVQGEIHLRLEVVPGTHASRLRCSVLEARDLAPKDRNGASDPFVRVHYNGRTQETSVVKKSCYPRWNETFEFELEEGAAEALSVEAWDWDLVSRNDFLGKVVVNVQRLCSAQQEEGWFRLQPDQSKSRRGEGNLGSLQLEVRLRDETVLPSTCYQPLVQLLCQEVKLGTQGPGQLIPVIEETTSAECRQEVATTLLKLFLGQGLAKDFLDLLFQLELGRTSEANTLFRSNSLASKSMECFLKVAGMRYLHGILGPIIDRVFEEKKYVELDPSKVEVKDVGCSGLHRPLTEAEVLEQSAQTLRTHLVALLSALCRSVRACPAVVRATFRQLFRRVRERFPSAQHQNVPFIAVTSFLCLRFFSPAIMSPKLFHLRERHADARTSRTLLLLAKVVQNVGNLDTPVSRAKEAWMEPLQPTVRQGVAQLKDFITKLVDIEEKEELDLQRALNSQAPPVKEGPLFIHRTKGKGPLASSSFKKLYFSLTTEALSFAKTSSSKCVNELNQWLSALRKVSINNTGLLGSYHPGIFRGDRWSCCHQKDRTDQGCDRTHSRVTLQEWNDPLDHDLEAQLLYKHLLGVEAALREKQRLLSGETGTSSPTDRGGAPKDPLAQLLCVLQDLREAHSSSLAGAPPREPHHLLELQT; translated from the exons ATGGAGTGGAGGCGATCCCTCCGCCCCAGggctcccctccctgtcctggCACCAGCCTGCCAGCCGCGCCACTCGCGCTGCCCCCGGGAGGGGACCCAGGCGTCCGGATCCCTCCCCGCCAGGCCTCCACGTCGCCGACCCGCTATGGCCAGGCGCAGCTCGTTGTTCATCCGAATCGTAGAAGGGAAAAATCTGCCTGCTAAGGACAT CACGGGCAGCAGCGACCCCTACTGCATCGTGAAGGTGGACAATGAACCCATCATCAG GACAGCCACTGTGTGGAAGACCCTGTGCCCCTTCTGGGGTGAGGAGTATCAAGTTCATTTGCCTCCCACGTTCCACGCGGTGGCCTTCTATGTCATGGATGAGGATGCTCTCAG CCGGGACGACGTTATTGGGAAGGTCTGCCTCACGAGGGATATGCTAGCCTCTCATCCAAAGG GATTCAGTGGCTGGACCCACCTGATGGAGGTGGACCGGAATGAGGAGGTGCAGGGAGAGATCCACCTGCGCCTAGAGGTGGTGCCGGGGACCCATGCCAGCCGGTTGCGCTGCTCCGTGCTTGAGGCCAG GGATCTAGCCCCGAAAGACAGGAATGGCGCGTCTGACCCTTTCGTTCGCGTGCATTACAATGGCCGGACCCAGGAGACCTCG GTGGTGAAGAAATCCTGCTACCCACGCTGGAACGAGACATTTGAATTTGAGCTAGAAGAGGGAGCCGCAGAAGCACTGTCCGTGGAGGCCTGGGACTGGGACCTTGTTAGCCGGAATGACTTTCTAGGCAAA GTGGTTGTCAATGTCCAGAGACTGTGTTCAGCCCAGCAGGAAGAGGGCTGGTTCCGGCTGCAACCTGACCAGTCCAAAAGCCGACGAGGCGA GGGCAACCTGGGCTCCTTACAGTTGGAGGTGCGGCTGCGGGATGAGACAGTGTTGCCATCCACCTGCTACCAGCCTCTCGTGCAGCTCCTGTGCCAGGAGGTGAAGCTGGGCACCCAG GGCCCAGGGCAGCTGATTCCAGTCATCGAGGAGACAACAAGTGCCGAGTGTCGCCAGGAAGTGGCCACCACCCTGCTCAAGCTTTTCCTGGGGCAGGGACTGGCCAAGGACTTTCTGGACCTGCTCTTTCAGCTGGAGCTGGGCCGAACCA GTGAGGCCAACACCCTCTTCCGGAGCAATTCTCTGGCCTCGAAATCCATGGAGTGTTTTCTGAAG GTGGCAGGAATGCGCTATCTGCATGGCATCCTGGGCCCCATTATTGACAGAGTGTTCGAGGAGAAGAAATATGTGGAGCTGGACCCCAGCAAAGTGGAAGTTAAGGATGTGGG GTGCTCTGGGCTGCACCGCCCACTTACGGAGGCCGAGGTGTTGGAGCAGAGCGCACAGACGCTGCGTACCCACTTGGTGGCGCTGCTGAGCGCACTATGCCGCTCGGTTCGCGCATGCCCAGCTGTGGTCCGCGCCACTTTCCGGCAATTGTTCCGGCGCGTGCGGGAGCGCTTCCCTAGCGCCCAGCACCAG AATGTACCATTCATCGCTGTCACTAGCTTCCTGTGCCTGCGCTTCTTCTCTCCTGCCATCATGTCGCCCAAGCTCTTCCATCTGCGGGAGCGGCATGCAGATGCTCGGACCAGCCGCACGCTACTCCTGCTGGCCAAG GTTGTGCAGAATGTAGGCAATCTGGACACACCGGTCTCCAGGGCCAAGGAGGCGTGGATGGAACCGCTACAGCCCACTGTGCGCCAGGGTGTGGCGCAACTGAAGGACTTCATCACCAAGCTCGTGGacatagaagaaaaggaag AGCTGGACCTGCAGCGGGCATTGAACTCGCAGGCACCACCAGTGAAGGAGGGTCCGCTGTTCATCCACAGGACCAAAGGCAAAGGCCCTCTTGCGTCCTCCTCGTTCAAGAAACTGTACTTCTCTCTCACCACCGAAGCCCTCAGCTTCGCCAAGACATCCAGCTCCAAG TGTGTGAATGAGCTGAACCAGTGGCTGTCCGCACTGCGGAAGGTGAGCATCAACAACACGGGACTCCTGGGATCGTACCACCCTGGCATCTTCCGCGGGGACAGGTGGAGCTGCTGTCATcagaaggacaggacag accaGGGCTGTGACAGGACCCACTCTCGGGTGACCCTGCAGGAATGGAATGACCCCCTGGACCATGACCTTGAGGCTCAGTTACTCTATAAGCACCTGCTAGGCGTGGAGGCCGCACTTCG
- the Rasa4b gene encoding ras GTPase-activating protein 4B isoform X3 encodes MNPSSATVWKTLCPFWGEEYQVHLPPTFHAVAFYVMDEDALSRDDVIGKVCLTRDMLASHPKGFSGWTHLMEVDRNEEVQGEIHLRLEVVPGTHASRLRCSVLEARDLAPKDRNGASDPFVRVHYNGRTQETSVVKKSCYPRWNETFEFELEEGAAEALSVEAWDWDLVSRNDFLGKVVVNVQRLCSAQQEEGWFRLQPDQSKSRRGEGNLGSLQLEVRLRDETVLPSTCYQPLVQLLCQEVKLGTQGPGQLIPVIEETTSAECRQEVATTLLKLFLGQGLAKDFLDLLFQLELGRTSEANTLFRSNSLASKSMECFLKVAGMRYLHGILGPIIDRVFEEKKYVELDPSKVEVKDVGCSGLHRPLTEAEVLEQSAQTLRTHLVALLSALCRSVRACPAVVRATFRQLFRRVRERFPSAQHQNVPFIAVTSFLCLRFFSPAIMSPKLFHLRERHADARTSRTLLLLAKVVQNVGNLDTPVSRAKEAWMEPLQPTVRQGVAQLKDFITKLVDIEEKEELDLQRALNSQAPPVKEGPLFIHRTKGKGPLASSSFKKLYFSLTTEALSFAKTSSSKKSAFIKLASIRAAEKVEEKSFGSSHVMQVIYADDVGRSQTVYLQCKCVNELNQWLSALRKVSINNTGLLGSYHPGIFRGDRWSCCHQKDRTDQGCDRTHSRVTLQEWNDPLDHDLEAQLLYKHLLGVEAALREKQRLLSGETGTSSPTDRGGAPKDPLAQLLCVLQDLREAHSSSLAGAPPREPHHLLELQT; translated from the exons ATGAACCCATCATCAG CCACTGTGTGGAAGACCCTGTGCCCCTTCTGGGGTGAGGAGTATCAAGTTCATTTGCCTCCCACGTTCCACGCGGTGGCCTTCTATGTCATGGATGAGGATGCTCTCAG CCGGGACGACGTTATTGGGAAGGTCTGCCTCACGAGGGATATGCTAGCCTCTCATCCAAAGG GATTCAGTGGCTGGACCCACCTGATGGAGGTGGACCGGAATGAGGAGGTGCAGGGAGAGATCCACCTGCGCCTAGAGGTGGTGCCGGGGACCCATGCCAGCCGGTTGCGCTGCTCCGTGCTTGAGGCCAG GGATCTAGCCCCGAAAGACAGGAATGGCGCGTCTGACCCTTTCGTTCGCGTGCATTACAATGGCCGGACCCAGGAGACCTCG GTGGTGAAGAAATCCTGCTACCCACGCTGGAACGAGACATTTGAATTTGAGCTAGAAGAGGGAGCCGCAGAAGCACTGTCCGTGGAGGCCTGGGACTGGGACCTTGTTAGCCGGAATGACTTTCTAGGCAAA GTGGTTGTCAATGTCCAGAGACTGTGTTCAGCCCAGCAGGAAGAGGGCTGGTTCCGGCTGCAACCTGACCAGTCCAAAAGCCGACGAGGCGA GGGCAACCTGGGCTCCTTACAGTTGGAGGTGCGGCTGCGGGATGAGACAGTGTTGCCATCCACCTGCTACCAGCCTCTCGTGCAGCTCCTGTGCCAGGAGGTGAAGCTGGGCACCCAG GGCCCAGGGCAGCTGATTCCAGTCATCGAGGAGACAACAAGTGCCGAGTGTCGCCAGGAAGTGGCCACCACCCTGCTCAAGCTTTTCCTGGGGCAGGGACTGGCCAAGGACTTTCTGGACCTGCTCTTTCAGCTGGAGCTGGGCCGAACCA GTGAGGCCAACACCCTCTTCCGGAGCAATTCTCTGGCCTCGAAATCCATGGAGTGTTTTCTGAAG GTGGCAGGAATGCGCTATCTGCATGGCATCCTGGGCCCCATTATTGACAGAGTGTTCGAGGAGAAGAAATATGTGGAGCTGGACCCCAGCAAAGTGGAAGTTAAGGATGTGGG GTGCTCTGGGCTGCACCGCCCACTTACGGAGGCCGAGGTGTTGGAGCAGAGCGCACAGACGCTGCGTACCCACTTGGTGGCGCTGCTGAGCGCACTATGCCGCTCGGTTCGCGCATGCCCAGCTGTGGTCCGCGCCACTTTCCGGCAATTGTTCCGGCGCGTGCGGGAGCGCTTCCCTAGCGCCCAGCACCAG AATGTACCATTCATCGCTGTCACTAGCTTCCTGTGCCTGCGCTTCTTCTCTCCTGCCATCATGTCGCCCAAGCTCTTCCATCTGCGGGAGCGGCATGCAGATGCTCGGACCAGCCGCACGCTACTCCTGCTGGCCAAG GTTGTGCAGAATGTAGGCAATCTGGACACACCGGTCTCCAGGGCCAAGGAGGCGTGGATGGAACCGCTACAGCCCACTGTGCGCCAGGGTGTGGCGCAACTGAAGGACTTCATCACCAAGCTCGTGGacatagaagaaaaggaag AGCTGGACCTGCAGCGGGCATTGAACTCGCAGGCACCACCAGTGAAGGAGGGTCCGCTGTTCATCCACAGGACCAAAGGCAAAGGCCCTCTTGCGTCCTCCTCGTTCAAGAAACTGTACTTCTCTCTCACCACCGAAGCCCTCAGCTTCGCCAAGACATCCAGCTCCAAG AAAAGCGCCTTCATCAAGCTCGCCAGCATCCGGGCTGCGGAGAAGGTGGAGGAAAAGAGCTTTGGCAGCTCCCACGTCATGCAGGTCATCTATGCAGACGATGTTGGCCGGTCCCAGACTGTCTACCTGCAGTGCAAG TGTGTGAATGAGCTGAACCAGTGGCTGTCCGCACTGCGGAAGGTGAGCATCAACAACACGGGACTCCTGGGATCGTACCACCCTGGCATCTTCCGCGGGGACAGGTGGAGCTGCTGTCATcagaaggacaggacag accaGGGCTGTGACAGGACCCACTCTCGGGTGACCCTGCAGGAATGGAATGACCCCCTGGACCATGACCTTGAGGCTCAGTTACTCTATAAGCACCTGCTAGGCGTGGAGGCCGCACTTCG
- the Rasa4b gene encoding ras GTPase-activating protein 4B isoform X1, with product MEWRRSLRPRAPLPVLAPACQPRHSRCPREGTQASGSLPARPPRRRPAMARRSSLFIRIVEGKNLPAKDITGSSDPYCIVKVDNEPIIRTATVWKTLCPFWGEEYQVHLPPTFHAVAFYVMDEDALSRDDVIGKVCLTRDMLASHPKGFSGWTHLMEVDRNEEVQGEIHLRLEVVPGTHASRLRCSVLEARDLAPKDRNGASDPFVRVHYNGRTQETSVVKKSCYPRWNETFEFELEEGAAEALSVEAWDWDLVSRNDFLGKVVVNVQRLCSAQQEEGWFRLQPDQSKSRRGEGNLGSLQLEVRLRDETVLPSTCYQPLVQLLCQEVKLGTQGPGQLIPVIEETTSAECRQEVATTLLKLFLGQGLAKDFLDLLFQLELGRTSEANTLFRSNSLASKSMECFLKVAGMRYLHGILGPIIDRVFEEKKYVELDPSKVEVKDVGCSGLHRPLTEAEVLEQSAQTLRTHLVALLSALCRSVRACPAVVRATFRQLFRRVRERFPSAQHQNVPFIAVTSFLCLRFFSPAIMSPKLFHLRERHADARTSRTLLLLAKVVQNVGNLDTPVSRAKEAWMEPLQPTVRQGVAQLKDFITKLVDIEEKEELDLQRALNSQAPPVKEGPLFIHRTKGKGPLASSSFKKLYFSLTTEALSFAKTSSSKKSAFIKLASIRAAEKVEEKSFGSSHVMQVIYADDVGRSQTVYLQCKCVNELNQWLSALRKVSINNTGLLGSYHPGIFRGDRWSCCHQKDRTDQGCDRTHSRVTLQEWNDPLDHDLEAQLLYKHLLGVEAALREKQRLLSGETGTSSPTDRGGAPKDPLAQLLCVLQDLREAHSSSLAGAPPREPHHLLELQT from the exons ATGGAGTGGAGGCGATCCCTCCGCCCCAGggctcccctccctgtcctggCACCAGCCTGCCAGCCGCGCCACTCGCGCTGCCCCCGGGAGGGGACCCAGGCGTCCGGATCCCTCCCCGCCAGGCCTCCACGTCGCCGACCCGCTATGGCCAGGCGCAGCTCGTTGTTCATCCGAATCGTAGAAGGGAAAAATCTGCCTGCTAAGGACAT CACGGGCAGCAGCGACCCCTACTGCATCGTGAAGGTGGACAATGAACCCATCATCAG GACAGCCACTGTGTGGAAGACCCTGTGCCCCTTCTGGGGTGAGGAGTATCAAGTTCATTTGCCTCCCACGTTCCACGCGGTGGCCTTCTATGTCATGGATGAGGATGCTCTCAG CCGGGACGACGTTATTGGGAAGGTCTGCCTCACGAGGGATATGCTAGCCTCTCATCCAAAGG GATTCAGTGGCTGGACCCACCTGATGGAGGTGGACCGGAATGAGGAGGTGCAGGGAGAGATCCACCTGCGCCTAGAGGTGGTGCCGGGGACCCATGCCAGCCGGTTGCGCTGCTCCGTGCTTGAGGCCAG GGATCTAGCCCCGAAAGACAGGAATGGCGCGTCTGACCCTTTCGTTCGCGTGCATTACAATGGCCGGACCCAGGAGACCTCG GTGGTGAAGAAATCCTGCTACCCACGCTGGAACGAGACATTTGAATTTGAGCTAGAAGAGGGAGCCGCAGAAGCACTGTCCGTGGAGGCCTGGGACTGGGACCTTGTTAGCCGGAATGACTTTCTAGGCAAA GTGGTTGTCAATGTCCAGAGACTGTGTTCAGCCCAGCAGGAAGAGGGCTGGTTCCGGCTGCAACCTGACCAGTCCAAAAGCCGACGAGGCGA GGGCAACCTGGGCTCCTTACAGTTGGAGGTGCGGCTGCGGGATGAGACAGTGTTGCCATCCACCTGCTACCAGCCTCTCGTGCAGCTCCTGTGCCAGGAGGTGAAGCTGGGCACCCAG GGCCCAGGGCAGCTGATTCCAGTCATCGAGGAGACAACAAGTGCCGAGTGTCGCCAGGAAGTGGCCACCACCCTGCTCAAGCTTTTCCTGGGGCAGGGACTGGCCAAGGACTTTCTGGACCTGCTCTTTCAGCTGGAGCTGGGCCGAACCA GTGAGGCCAACACCCTCTTCCGGAGCAATTCTCTGGCCTCGAAATCCATGGAGTGTTTTCTGAAG GTGGCAGGAATGCGCTATCTGCATGGCATCCTGGGCCCCATTATTGACAGAGTGTTCGAGGAGAAGAAATATGTGGAGCTGGACCCCAGCAAAGTGGAAGTTAAGGATGTGGG GTGCTCTGGGCTGCACCGCCCACTTACGGAGGCCGAGGTGTTGGAGCAGAGCGCACAGACGCTGCGTACCCACTTGGTGGCGCTGCTGAGCGCACTATGCCGCTCGGTTCGCGCATGCCCAGCTGTGGTCCGCGCCACTTTCCGGCAATTGTTCCGGCGCGTGCGGGAGCGCTTCCCTAGCGCCCAGCACCAG AATGTACCATTCATCGCTGTCACTAGCTTCCTGTGCCTGCGCTTCTTCTCTCCTGCCATCATGTCGCCCAAGCTCTTCCATCTGCGGGAGCGGCATGCAGATGCTCGGACCAGCCGCACGCTACTCCTGCTGGCCAAG GTTGTGCAGAATGTAGGCAATCTGGACACACCGGTCTCCAGGGCCAAGGAGGCGTGGATGGAACCGCTACAGCCCACTGTGCGCCAGGGTGTGGCGCAACTGAAGGACTTCATCACCAAGCTCGTGGacatagaagaaaaggaag AGCTGGACCTGCAGCGGGCATTGAACTCGCAGGCACCACCAGTGAAGGAGGGTCCGCTGTTCATCCACAGGACCAAAGGCAAAGGCCCTCTTGCGTCCTCCTCGTTCAAGAAACTGTACTTCTCTCTCACCACCGAAGCCCTCAGCTTCGCCAAGACATCCAGCTCCAAG AAAAGCGCCTTCATCAAGCTCGCCAGCATCCGGGCTGCGGAGAAGGTGGAGGAAAAGAGCTTTGGCAGCTCCCACGTCATGCAGGTCATCTATGCAGACGATGTTGGCCGGTCCCAGACTGTCTACCTGCAGTGCAAG TGTGTGAATGAGCTGAACCAGTGGCTGTCCGCACTGCGGAAGGTGAGCATCAACAACACGGGACTCCTGGGATCGTACCACCCTGGCATCTTCCGCGGGGACAGGTGGAGCTGCTGTCATcagaaggacaggacag accaGGGCTGTGACAGGACCCACTCTCGGGTGACCCTGCAGGAATGGAATGACCCCCTGGACCATGACCTTGAGGCTCAGTTACTCTATAAGCACCTGCTAGGCGTGGAGGCCGCACTTCG